The following coding sequences lie in one Jonesia denitrificans DSM 20603 genomic window:
- a CDS encoding iron chelate uptake ABC transporter family permease subunit, which produces MPHPARVLASPSARRPHLALASPAGVTALLTILAVLSVAVFLTLGLEGNIAYILPRRITRVSAMVLVGVAVALSTVMFQTVTANRILTPSIMGFDALYLLLQTVVVFVFGASAWLTTDQSVRFLIEVALMVTFSFLLYRWLFTGAVTSLHLMLLVGIVLGTLFRGLASLLQRLIDPSEYIILQDLFFASFNLVDPVLVWISAALVAACAALAWRMRHILDVMALGRSHAINLGVNHHRTVMTVLVMSSLLVSVSTALVGPVTFFGLLIASLAYQMCRSFSHGWILAITSLLGIITLVGGQLVLEHVFGFATALSIVIEFTGGIVFLFLLLRGSLK; this is translated from the coding sequence ATGCCCCACCCAGCTCGCGTGCTCGCCTCACCCTCTGCACGCCGACCCCACCTTGCGCTTGCCTCACCAGCCGGTGTGACCGCACTGCTGACCATCCTCGCCGTGCTGTCAGTGGCTGTGTTTCTCACGCTGGGGCTTGAGGGAAACATCGCCTACATCCTGCCGCGCCGCATCACCCGAGTCAGCGCCATGGTCCTCGTCGGTGTGGCCGTTGCTTTATCCACCGTCATGTTCCAAACAGTGACTGCGAACCGCATCCTCACCCCATCCATCATGGGGTTTGATGCCCTGTACCTGCTGCTGCAAACCGTGGTGGTGTTCGTTTTTGGGGCCAGTGCCTGGCTCACCACCGACCAATCCGTGCGCTTCCTCATTGAAGTGGCACTCATGGTGACGTTCTCGTTCCTGCTCTACCGGTGGCTGTTCACCGGGGCAGTCACCTCACTTCACCTCATGCTGCTCGTCGGGATTGTTCTCGGAACCCTGTTCCGTGGGCTCGCATCACTCCTGCAACGCCTCATTGACCCCAGCGAGTACATTATTTTGCAAGACCTGTTCTTCGCTTCGTTTAACCTGGTCGATCCCGTTCTCGTGTGGATTTCAGCAGCACTTGTTGCCGCGTGTGCAGCTCTCGCATGGCGGATGCGCCACATCCTCGACGTCATGGCACTCGGCCGCTCCCACGCGATCAACCTGGGGGTCAACCATCACCGCACCGTCATGACAGTGCTGGTCATGTCGTCGCTGCTGGTTTCTGTGTCAACCGCGCTCGTTGGGCCAGTCACATTCTTTGGTTTGCTCATCGCCTCCTTGGCCTACCAGATGTGCCGCAGCTTCAGCCACGGCTGGATCCTTGCCATCACCTCCCTGCTGGGCATCATCACTCTTGTTGGGGGTCAACTCGTCCTGGAGCACGTCTTCGGGTTCGCGACCGCCCTATCGATCGTCATCGAATTCACCGGTGGCATTGTGTTCCTATTCCTGCTGTTGAGAGGCTCGTTGAAGTGA
- a CDS encoding ABC transporter ATP-binding protein gives MIRIDNARKQFGDLVAVNDVTTTIPAHGVTSIIGPNGGGKSTLLSLISRLAPMDGGRIEVGGLDVTTTPSRQLATTMAILRQENHLTMRLSVRDLVAFGRFPHSQGRLTSIDREHIDKAMAQLDLTSMANKFVDELSGGQRQRAFIAMVLAQDTTYLLLDEPLNNLDMKHSVETMKLIRRLADEFGKTVVVVVHDINFASCYSDRILALRDGNLICEGTPDDIMSTDVLRTIYDIDIRIEKIDGKRIGVYFT, from the coding sequence GTGATCCGCATTGACAACGCACGCAAACAATTCGGTGACCTCGTTGCCGTCAATGACGTGACCACCACAATCCCAGCCCACGGAGTCACCTCCATCATCGGTCCCAACGGCGGCGGTAAATCCACGCTGCTGTCCCTCATCTCACGGCTCGCCCCCATGGATGGGGGCCGCATTGAGGTGGGTGGCCTCGACGTCACCACCACCCCCAGTCGCCAACTCGCCACAACCATGGCGATCCTGCGGCAAGAAAACCACCTGACGATGCGCCTTTCCGTACGCGACCTCGTTGCGTTTGGGCGCTTCCCCCACTCCCAAGGCCGCCTGACCAGCATCGATCGGGAACACATCGACAAGGCGATGGCCCAACTTGACCTCACCAGCATGGCCAACAAATTCGTGGACGAACTCTCCGGCGGTCAACGGCAACGCGCGTTCATTGCCATGGTGCTCGCCCAAGACACCACCTACCTGCTTTTGGACGAACCTCTGAACAACCTCGACATGAAACACTCGGTCGAAACCATGAAACTCATCCGCCGCTTGGCAGACGAGTTCGGGAAAACAGTGGTGGTTGTGGTCCACGACATTAACTTCGCGTCCTGCTACTCCGACCGCATCCTTGCACTGCGCGACGGGAACCTCATCTGCGAAGGCACCCCCGACGACATTATGTCCACCGATGTTCTGCGCACCATTTACGACATTGACATCCGCATCGAAAAGATCGACGGGAAACGGATCGGCGTGTACTTCACCTAA
- a CDS encoding hemolysin family protein gives MNAATGIALTIGLLLANAFFVGAEFALISARRSIIEPRAQQGGRAARMTLWGIEHVSLMMATAQLGITVCSLALGYVAEPAIAHLLEPPFHAAGVPDTFVHPIAFAIALSLVTYLHVVFGEMVPKNIALAGPERMAVVLGPVLVVLYKIFAPILTMFNGIGNGVLRLMKVQPKDEVTSVFTRDEVSGLVEESRDGGLITAEDEQLLLNALTFQSRSVENIVLPMPSLRCLPHGFTPEQAEHVALAGFSRFPVLGPHAEEGGHHRPVGYVHIKDFLVVPDDQRDVPVSSELIRAMPTVSSEDSLQKVLSTMQRAGAHLAVVDDAHAQLLGVVTLEDVLEELVGQIRDDSRGARAAR, from the coding sequence ATGAACGCCGCCACAGGGATCGCCCTGACGATCGGGCTTCTTCTCGCTAACGCGTTTTTTGTTGGTGCAGAGTTTGCGCTCATTTCTGCGCGCCGCAGCATCATTGAACCCCGCGCCCAACAAGGGGGCCGGGCCGCACGCATGACACTGTGGGGAATTGAACACGTGTCCCTCATGATGGCAACCGCCCAACTGGGGATCACTGTGTGCTCCCTGGCGTTAGGGTATGTGGCCGAACCGGCGATCGCCCACCTCCTTGAACCACCGTTTCACGCCGCCGGTGTCCCAGACACCTTTGTGCACCCCATCGCGTTCGCGATCGCGTTGTCTCTTGTCACCTACCTGCATGTGGTGTTTGGGGAAATGGTGCCGAAGAACATCGCGCTTGCCGGACCGGAACGGATGGCTGTGGTGTTAGGCCCAGTTCTTGTGGTGTTGTACAAGATCTTTGCGCCGATCCTCACCATGTTCAACGGCATCGGTAACGGTGTGTTGCGCCTCATGAAAGTGCAACCCAAAGACGAAGTGACCTCAGTGTTTACCCGAGACGAAGTGTCCGGGTTGGTGGAGGAATCCCGTGATGGTGGGTTGATCACGGCGGAAGATGAGCAACTACTGCTCAACGCGTTGACCTTCCAGTCCCGCTCAGTGGAGAACATTGTCTTGCCGATGCCTTCATTGCGTTGTCTACCCCACGGGTTCACCCCGGAGCAGGCAGAACACGTGGCATTAGCAGGGTTTTCCCGGTTCCCAGTGTTGGGTCCTCACGCGGAAGAGGGCGGTCACCACCGCCCGGTCGGGTACGTTCACATCAAGGATTTCCTGGTGGTCCCCGACGATCAGCGTGACGTACCGGTGTCTTCTGAACTCATCCGCGCCATGCCCACCGTGTCCAGTGAGGATTCGTTGCAAAAAGTGCTGTCCACGATGCAACGGGCTGGTGCTCACCTTGCCGTGGTTGACGATGCGCACGCCCAGTTGTTGGGTGTGGTCACGTTGGAGGATGTGTTGGAGGAACTGGTAGGGCAGATCCGTGATGACTCCCGTGGTGCCCGCGCCGCCCGGTAG
- a CDS encoding hemolysin family protein, whose protein sequence is MEVISILAAIVLIIGCGMFVAAEFSLITVNKNTVKAHADAGDRRAQGVLTSVKTLSTQLSGAQLGITVTNLGIGFLAEPAIAQLTYPTLVTWGLSSGQARSVSIAIALILATGATMIFGELVPKNLAIAKPWETVRTVAGFQRGFVRATAPLIKFFNGTANKVIGTLGIEPQEELASARSAEELAYLVRHSADQGALPVETAQLVEKSFAFGERRAHDAMTPRSRMVTIDPTATAQDVLITAKDTGYSRFPVMTPGSDHVDGIVHVRSALAVPHHDRATTAVGTVMGDATYVPDTLELDDLMDTLRSGNLQMAVLISETGDIAGLITLEDLVEELVGEVRDEHDPDDGSIEVISDHSWTFDASMRPDEVNDVMEFPIPEHEDYETLAGLMNLHLGRLASVGDALLISEVGEVIEDDHSEEADAIRTGYRARLMVTEVDGHRIERILITVHGHAHKGHRTDAVRPHASRHTSAPSPRTGSQQRIDNHGAPS, encoded by the coding sequence GTGGAAGTGATCTCGATCCTTGCAGCGATCGTTCTCATCATTGGTTGCGGCATGTTTGTCGCAGCCGAGTTTTCTTTGATCACCGTCAACAAAAACACGGTGAAAGCCCATGCAGACGCCGGTGATCGGCGTGCCCAAGGCGTCCTCACGTCAGTGAAAACCCTGTCCACCCAACTGTCCGGAGCCCAACTAGGCATCACCGTGACAAACCTCGGCATCGGGTTCCTCGCCGAACCAGCCATCGCCCAACTCACCTACCCCACCCTCGTAACCTGGGGTTTGAGCAGTGGACAAGCACGATCCGTGTCCATCGCCATCGCACTGATCCTCGCAACCGGCGCCACCATGATCTTCGGTGAACTCGTCCCCAAAAACCTTGCCATCGCCAAACCCTGGGAAACAGTACGCACCGTCGCCGGATTCCAACGCGGCTTCGTCCGCGCAACCGCACCACTCATCAAGTTCTTCAACGGCACCGCCAACAAAGTCATTGGAACACTAGGCATCGAACCACAAGAAGAACTCGCCTCAGCCCGATCCGCTGAAGAACTCGCCTACCTTGTGCGCCACTCCGCTGACCAAGGCGCACTACCCGTCGAAACAGCCCAACTTGTCGAAAAATCCTTCGCCTTCGGGGAACGCCGCGCCCACGACGCCATGACACCACGCTCACGCATGGTCACCATCGACCCCACCGCCACAGCGCAGGACGTCCTGATCACCGCCAAAGACACTGGCTACTCCCGCTTCCCTGTCATGACACCAGGAAGCGACCACGTAGACGGGATCGTACACGTCCGCTCCGCGCTCGCAGTACCCCACCACGACCGTGCCACCACGGCGGTAGGAACAGTGATGGGTGACGCCACCTACGTTCCAGACACCTTAGAACTTGATGACCTCATGGACACACTGCGGTCCGGCAACCTCCAAATGGCTGTTCTCATCTCCGAAACAGGCGACATCGCAGGGCTGATCACCCTTGAAGACCTCGTTGAAGAACTCGTCGGTGAAGTACGCGACGAACACGACCCAGATGACGGATCCATCGAAGTGATCTCCGACCATTCCTGGACCTTCGACGCTTCCATGCGCCCCGACGAAGTCAACGACGTCATGGAATTCCCCATCCCTGAGCACGAAGACTACGAAACACTTGCCGGTCTCATGAACCTCCACCTGGGACGCCTTGCATCAGTGGGCGACGCCCTCCTCATCTCAGAGGTGGGTGAGGTCATTGAAGATGACCACTCCGAGGAAGCTGACGCGATCCGCACCGGCTACCGGGCCCGCCTCATGGTGACCGAAGTGGACGGTCACCGAATTGAGCGGATCCTCATCACCGTGCACGGCCACGCACACAAAGGCCACCGCACCGACGCAGTGCGCCCCCACGCCTCCCGGCACACAAGCGCACCGAGCCCCCGCACCGGAAGCCAGCAGCGCATCGACAATCACGGAGCACCATCATGA
- a CDS encoding membrane protein, with amino-acid sequence MSSASTPARHPRRHPARTIARIALGVALIFAGTSHLTFARNEFDAQVPNWVPMDRDTVVLLSGGVEITLGALLLAARKKRGLVGVITALFFVAIFPGNVSQWLEQRDAFGLDTEEKRFGRLFFQPLLVVWAWWSTGPRSRD; translated from the coding sequence ATGAGCTCAGCGTCTACCCCTGCCCGGCATCCGCGCCGCCACCCGGCCCGCACTATTGCCCGCATCGCCCTGGGCGTAGCCCTCATTTTTGCGGGAACCAGTCACCTGACTTTTGCCCGTAACGAGTTTGATGCACAGGTCCCCAACTGGGTGCCCATGGACCGTGACACTGTGGTGTTGTTGTCCGGTGGTGTGGAAATCACTTTGGGTGCGCTTCTTCTGGCTGCCCGAAAGAAACGGGGGCTTGTCGGGGTGATCACCGCACTATTTTTTGTTGCGATCTTCCCCGGGAACGTGTCGCAATGGTTAGAGCAACGCGATGCGTTCGGTTTAGATACCGAGGAGAAACGGTTTGGCCGGTTGTTTTTCCAACCTCTCCTTGTGGTGTGGGCGTGGTGGTCAACTGGTCCGCGTTCCCGCGACTAG
- a CDS encoding acyl-CoA dehydrogenase: protein MTAVSDRPTRVTPDNPTINTTYLSEHLLGRWADLRKIARTLAQDERLIRDPHLAMDEHRERVLAQLKILVTEAQVLRAFPTRLGGKDDAGGGIAGFEELVAADPSLQIKSGVQWGLFCAAIHHLGTEEQQDRLLQDAMELTVPGAFAMTEIGHGSDVASIATTATFDPEHGDFILNTPFRAAWKDYLGNAALHGTAAVVFAQLITRGVNHGVHAFYVPIREVNDDGTAGPCLPGIQSEDDGLKGGLNGIDNGRLAFTNVRVPRDNLLARYGSVDDNGDYTSPIDSPGRRFFTMLGSLVQGRVSLDGAAGVASKIALTTAITYGNQRRQFTGASEHDETVLMDYQTHQRRLLPLLAEVYAGHFAHDRLLDLFHAVFSEEGMDTPETREDLETMAAALKPTSTWRALHTLQTAREACGGAGFMAENRLVGLRQDLDIYVTFEGDNTVLLQLVGKRLLTDYAKQFRDIDGIGMARFVVERAADTVLYKTPLNRTVQSIRDSGLRRRSASELREEETQRELLTDRVNTMVERLAQALRPASKMPQDQAAALFNSHQAELIDAAKAHADLLQWEAFTKALLDIDDEDTRTVLTWVRDLFGLHTIEKNLAWYLIHGRMSAQRAETVTSYIDRLLLRLRPHAQDLIDSFGLDDGLVRATIATGVEQQRQDEARAYYRKQRASGDAPIAEKAMKKSAR, encoded by the coding sequence ATGACTGCCGTCTCGGACCGTCCAACCCGGGTCACCCCCGACAACCCCACCATCAACACCACCTACCTCAGCGAACACCTCCTCGGACGGTGGGCTGACCTGAGAAAAATCGCACGGACACTTGCCCAAGACGAACGGCTCATCCGTGACCCCCACCTCGCCATGGACGAACACCGCGAACGCGTGTTAGCCCAACTGAAAATCCTGGTCACCGAAGCGCAAGTGTTGCGCGCATTCCCCACCCGACTCGGCGGCAAAGACGACGCCGGCGGCGGGATCGCCGGGTTTGAAGAACTCGTCGCCGCGGACCCCTCCCTTCAAATCAAATCAGGGGTGCAATGGGGGCTGTTCTGCGCGGCCATCCACCACTTGGGAACCGAAGAACAACAAGACCGGCTCCTCCAAGACGCCATGGAACTCACCGTTCCTGGCGCGTTCGCCATGACAGAAATTGGGCACGGATCAGATGTCGCCTCCATCGCCACCACTGCAACGTTCGACCCTGAACACGGAGACTTCATCCTCAACACACCCTTTAGGGCAGCGTGGAAAGACTACCTAGGAAACGCAGCACTCCACGGAACAGCCGCTGTTGTGTTCGCTCAACTCATCACTCGCGGCGTCAACCACGGCGTCCACGCGTTCTACGTCCCCATCCGTGAAGTCAACGACGACGGCACCGCAGGACCATGCCTCCCCGGCATCCAATCAGAAGATGACGGCCTCAAAGGTGGGCTTAACGGAATCGACAACGGCCGCCTCGCCTTCACCAACGTGCGAGTCCCACGCGACAACCTCCTCGCCCGCTACGGCAGCGTCGACGACAACGGCGACTACACCTCGCCCATTGACAGCCCCGGACGCCGCTTCTTCACCATGCTCGGCTCCCTCGTTCAAGGGCGTGTCTCCCTCGATGGTGCTGCGGGAGTCGCATCAAAAATTGCGCTCACCACAGCAATCACCTACGGCAACCAGCGACGCCAATTCACCGGTGCATCGGAACACGATGAAACAGTCCTCATGGACTACCAAACCCACCAACGCAGGCTCCTTCCCCTGCTCGCGGAGGTGTATGCCGGGCACTTCGCACACGACCGCCTCCTTGACCTGTTCCACGCAGTGTTCTCCGAAGAGGGAATGGACACCCCCGAAACCCGCGAAGACCTCGAAACCATGGCCGCGGCCCTCAAACCCACCTCCACCTGGCGGGCGCTACACACACTGCAAACCGCACGTGAAGCATGTGGCGGTGCAGGTTTCATGGCGGAAAACCGCCTCGTAGGGTTACGCCAGGACCTCGACATTTATGTCACCTTCGAAGGGGACAACACCGTTTTGTTGCAACTGGTGGGTAAACGGCTCCTCACGGACTACGCCAAACAATTTCGTGACATTGACGGAATTGGGATGGCCCGGTTCGTCGTGGAACGCGCCGCCGACACCGTGCTCTACAAAACCCCCCTGAACCGCACAGTGCAATCCATCCGGGACAGCGGGTTGCGCCGCCGTTCAGCCTCAGAGCTTCGTGAAGAAGAAACCCAACGTGAGCTCCTCACAGACCGGGTCAACACCATGGTGGAACGGCTAGCCCAAGCGCTACGACCTGCGTCAAAAATGCCGCAAGATCAAGCGGCTGCACTGTTTAACTCCCACCAAGCAGAACTCATTGACGCAGCAAAAGCCCATGCTGACCTCCTCCAATGGGAAGCATTCACCAAAGCGCTACTCGACATCGACGACGAAGACACACGCACAGTTCTCACCTGGGTGCGTGACCTGTTCGGGTTGCACACCATTGAAAAGAACCTCGCCTGGTATCTCATTCACGGGCGCATGTCCGCGCAACGTGCGGAAACAGTGACCTCGTACATTGACCGATTGTTGCTGCGCCTGCGCCCGCACGCCCAAGACCTCATTGACTCTTTCGGGTTAGATGATGGGCTGGTTCGCGCTACGATCGCCACCGGTGTTGAGCAGCAACGCCAGGACGAAGCACGCGCTTACTACCGCAAACAGCGTGCCTCAGGTGACGCACCCATTGCCGAAAAAGCCATGAAAAAATCGGCTCGCTGA
- a CDS encoding TetR/AcrR family transcriptional regulator: MRSITEKTADDGRSTRWDEHRATRRRDLARAARKAVHIHGTDISMDDIATHAGTSKSIMYRYFTDKTGLQQAVSEEVMQQIREALETAAHTATSPRDALRNMVSAYLEMIEHSPNVYYFVTRDAPGLPFLDLMIDLLATPFAQEMNAPDTDARAWGAGAVGFVRGTGEWWLHHLGNPGIPTRTELTDRITAWLWNGPIATLVRHRTHEPPP, translated from the coding sequence GTGAGGTCAATCACAGAGAAAACGGCAGATGATGGACGGTCAACACGCTGGGACGAGCATCGAGCAACCCGGCGCCGCGACCTGGCGCGTGCTGCCCGCAAAGCCGTCCACATCCACGGAACAGACATCTCCATGGACGACATCGCCACCCACGCAGGCACCTCCAAATCCATCATGTACCGCTACTTCACCGACAAAACTGGGCTCCAACAAGCCGTCAGCGAAGAAGTCATGCAACAAATCCGTGAAGCCCTTGAAACCGCCGCCCACACGGCAACAAGCCCCCGTGATGCGCTGCGCAACATGGTGTCCGCGTACCTCGAAATGATCGAACACTCACCCAACGTTTACTACTTCGTCACCCGTGATGCACCCGGACTTCCCTTCCTCGACCTCATGATCGATCTCCTTGCCACCCCGTTCGCGCAAGAAATGAACGCCCCCGACACCGATGCGCGCGCCTGGGGCGCTGGCGCCGTCGGGTTTGTTCGTGGCACCGGAGAATGGTGGCTTCACCACCTCGGAAACCCCGGCATCCCCACCCGCACAGAACTCACAGACCGCATCACCGCATGGCTGTGGAACGGCCCCATAGCCACTCTCGTCCGACACCGAACCCACGAACCACCCCCCTGA
- a CDS encoding acetyl-CoA C-acetyltransferase, with the protein MPNPAHRPLTDAVIIGGNRIPFARAGSRYLGASNQDMFTAALDGLVARYGLQGEELGEVVAGAVLKHSRDFNLVRESVLGSALSPTTPAFDLQQACATGIEAFITVANKIQLGQIDSAIAGGVDTVSDAPIAVSDTLRSALLAASYAKTLGQRAKALTRIRPKDLAPANPRTDEPRTGLSMGEHQAITTAKWAISREDQDLIAYNSHHNLANAYNTGFFDDLITPFKGLHRDQNLREDTSLEKLATLKPVFGKTLSTPATMTAGNSTALTDGASTVLVANNEWARERNFTPLARFVDAQTAAVDYVHGREGLLMAPVHAVPRLLERNGLSLQDFDFYEIHEAFAATVLTTLAAWEDENYCRNELGLPHALGAIDRSALNVNGSSLAAGHPFAATGGRILASTAKLLHARAQETGRPARALISVCAAGGVGAVAILESA; encoded by the coding sequence ATGCCCAACCCCGCCCACCGTCCCCTGACTGACGCCGTCATCATTGGCGGTAACCGCATCCCCTTCGCCCGGGCCGGTTCACGTTACCTGGGCGCATCCAACCAAGACATGTTCACCGCAGCGCTCGATGGCCTTGTGGCACGGTATGGCCTCCAAGGTGAGGAACTTGGTGAAGTTGTCGCCGGGGCTGTCCTCAAACACTCCCGCGACTTCAACCTTGTGCGCGAAAGCGTGCTCGGATCGGCCCTGTCCCCCACAACACCGGCCTTTGACCTGCAACAAGCGTGCGCAACTGGCATTGAAGCGTTCATCACTGTGGCCAACAAAATCCAGCTTGGCCAAATTGATTCTGCGATCGCTGGCGGTGTGGACACCGTGTCCGATGCGCCCATTGCCGTGTCCGACACCTTACGCTCTGCGCTCCTGGCAGCATCGTACGCGAAAACCCTTGGTCAGCGCGCCAAAGCATTAACCCGTATCCGGCCAAAAGATCTGGCACCAGCCAACCCGCGCACCGACGAACCACGCACCGGACTGTCCATGGGAGAACACCAAGCCATCACCACCGCGAAGTGGGCTATCAGCCGTGAAGACCAAGACCTCATTGCGTACAACTCGCACCACAACTTAGCGAACGCCTACAACACCGGGTTCTTCGATGACCTCATCACCCCGTTCAAAGGGCTGCACCGTGACCAGAACCTCCGCGAGGACACGTCACTGGAAAAGCTCGCCACGTTGAAACCGGTGTTTGGGAAAACATTGTCAACACCTGCCACGATGACGGCGGGGAACTCCACGGCCCTCACCGATGGCGCCTCCACTGTGCTTGTTGCCAACAACGAGTGGGCCCGTGAGCGCAACTTCACCCCACTCGCCCGGTTTGTGGACGCGCAGACCGCTGCGGTCGATTATGTTCATGGGCGTGAAGGGCTGTTGATGGCCCCGGTCCATGCGGTGCCTCGGCTTCTTGAACGCAACGGTTTGTCGTTGCAGGACTTTGACTTCTACGAAATTCATGAGGCGTTTGCTGCCACTGTGTTGACCACTCTTGCGGCGTGGGAAGACGAGAATTACTGCCGCAACGAGCTTGGTTTACCTCATGCGTTGGGGGCCATTGACCGGAGCGCATTGAACGTGAATGGTTCGTCACTTGCGGCAGGTCACCCGTTTGCTGCAACCGGTGGGCGCATCCTTGCGAGCACCGCAAAACTCCTCCACGCCCGGGCCCAAGAAACGGGGCGCCCAGCCCGTGCGCTGATTTCGGTGTGTGCGGCAGGTGGGGTTGGTGCTGTCGCCATCCTGGAGTCTGCATGA
- a CDS encoding 3-oxoacyl-ACP reductase: protein MTDRYTSFVHHGFGKTLAQKLGLPQPVPLRRHTPSAPVVTGPVLVLSTAPAAASGDSTTGASAGEHPPSDADAVATLLLNGLGSDELIDVRRSPHTAEGTRWGTVIVVATEVTHPNDLAAAMLPLGQVLRGLGQCGRVLFITRDPEEADRPAVAAARQAVISTMRSVAKELRRGATANALVLGADATVTGTPVLSALRFFLSPKSAFVSGQPVTISSDAGHVPENWDRPLDGQVAVVTGAAQGIGAEIAATLARDGARVVAVDIPAAGESLARVANRIKGTALQLDITSPDAAEVILTHAVDRYGRLDIVIHNAGITRDKLLANMDDDRWNSVMTVNIASQLAMNDHFLASEHFHRNPRIVSLASTSGIAGNRGQTNYGASKGGVIGMVTASAPLLAEHGGTMNAVAPGFIETTMTSKIPFATREVARRLNSLQQGGHPVDVAETIAFLVSPASVGINGVVVRVCGQNLVGA, encoded by the coding sequence ATGACTGATCGCTACACCTCCTTCGTCCACCATGGGTTTGGGAAGACTCTTGCACAGAAACTCGGGCTTCCTCAACCTGTTCCATTGCGCCGACACACCCCCAGCGCCCCTGTGGTAACAGGGCCTGTCCTCGTGTTGTCCACTGCACCCGCTGCCGCTTCGGGCGATTCCACAACCGGCGCATCGGCAGGTGAACACCCCCCATCCGACGCGGATGCTGTTGCCACTCTCCTCCTGAACGGGTTGGGCAGCGATGAACTGATCGATGTGCGTCGTTCGCCCCACACTGCTGAGGGCACCCGGTGGGGCACGGTCATTGTTGTGGCGACCGAGGTCACCCACCCGAACGACCTTGCCGCCGCGATGTTGCCTCTTGGTCAGGTACTGCGCGGGCTGGGGCAGTGTGGTCGGGTCTTATTCATCACCCGTGACCCCGAGGAGGCGGACCGTCCTGCTGTTGCTGCTGCCCGGCAAGCGGTGATATCCACGATGAGGTCGGTCGCGAAGGAATTGCGGCGCGGCGCCACCGCAAACGCCCTGGTGTTGGGGGCGGACGCAACTGTGACCGGCACCCCGGTGCTGTCGGCGTTGCGGTTTTTCCTGTCGCCAAAGTCGGCGTTTGTGAGCGGGCAACCCGTCACTATCTCCTCCGATGCCGGACATGTTCCAGAGAACTGGGATCGGCCACTTGATGGGCAGGTGGCTGTGGTGACTGGTGCAGCCCAGGGCATTGGTGCCGAGATCGCAGCGACCCTTGCCCGGGATGGGGCGCGTGTTGTTGCCGTGGACATCCCCGCAGCGGGGGAATCGTTAGCCCGCGTCGCGAACCGTATCAAAGGCACCGCTCTCCAACTTGATATCACAAGTCCTGATGCCGCCGAGGTCATCCTCACTCACGCGGTGGACCGGTATGGGCGTCTTGACATTGTCATCCACAACGCCGGGATCACTCGCGACAAGCTCCTAGCCAACATGGACGATGACCGGTGGAACTCGGTGATGACCGTGAACATTGCCTCCCAACTGGCCATGAACGACCACTTTCTTGCGTCCGAACATTTCCACCGCAACCCCCGCATCGTGTCGCTGGCATCAACCTCAGGGATTGCCGGGAACCGGGGCCAAACCAACTATGGCGCATCCAAAGGTGGTGTCATCGGGATGGTGACCGCGAGTGCGCCGCTTCTTGCCGAGCATGGTGGCACGATGAATGCGGTTGCTCCGGGGTTCATTGAGACGACGATGACCTCAAAGATCCCGTTTGCGACCCGTGAGGTGGCGCGTCGGTTGAATTCGTTGCAGCAAGGTGGGCACCCTGTCGATGTGGCGGAGACGATTGCGTTCCTTGTGTCCCCGGCGTCGGTGGGGATTAATGGGGTTGTGGTGCGGGTGTGTGGGCAGAATCTGGTGGGTGCATGA